In Takifugu flavidus isolate HTHZ2018 chromosome 5, ASM371156v2, whole genome shotgun sequence, the following proteins share a genomic window:
- the LOC130525980 gene encoding protein NLRC3-like: protein MDEDRAESTVPSCVSLKSDQSKDRVINFRSSEEIERGEHILSNWDQSAPPGESSCSQSGSRSGDAEMKPKQRSDLQEVIEGHKMSLKRRCEHVTEGTHEAGSGTLLNKIYTELYITEGQSEEVDTQHEVSQLERTSKKNIQDTPIKCQDIFKVLSEQQRHIRVVLTNGVAGVGKTFSVQKFSLDWAEGLENQDISLVLPLSCRELNLVRDEQHSLLSLLHVFHPTLQKIRAEDLTVWKLLFIFDGLDESRFSLRFKKHQVISDVTQVSSVGVLLVNLIQGNLLPSALIWITSRPAAAYQIPPSCVDRITEVRGFTDSQKEEYFRRRFGDEDLSKRIISHIKAPGASTSCV from the exons atggacgaggacagagcagagtccacagtgcccagctgtgtgtccctgaagagtgaccagtccaaagatagagtaataaacttcagaagttcagaggaaat tgagaggggggagcacatcctatcaaactgggaccagtcagctccaccaggagagtcctcttgttcacaatctggaagcagatctggagatgctgaaatgaagcccaaacaaa gaagtgatctgcaggaggtgatagaaggtcataagatgagtctgaagagaagatgtgaacatgtgactgaaggaactcatgaagcaggaagtggaaccctgctgaacaagatctacactgagctctacatcactgagggacaaagtgaggaggtggacacacaacatgaggtgagccagcttgagagaacctccaagaagaacatccaggacactccaatcaagtgccaggacatcttcaaagtcttatctgagcaacagagacacatcagagtggttctgaccaacggtgtcgccggcgttggaaaaaccttctcagtgcagaagttcagtctggactgggcagaaggtttggagaaccaagacatcagtctggtgcttccgctctcatgcagggagctgaacttggtcagagatgagcagcacagtcttctctcactgcttcatgttttccatccaacattacagaagatcagagcagaagatctgactgtctggaaacttctgttcatctttgatggcctggatgaaagcagattttcactgcgTTTCAagaagcatcaggtcatctctgatgtcacacaagtatcgtccgttggcgtgctcctggtgaacctcatccaggggaacctgcttccctcagctctcatctggatcacctccagacctgcagcagcctatcagattcctccctcgtgtgttgacaggatcacagaagtacgaggcttcactgactcccagaaggaggagtacttcaggaggaggttcggtgatgaagatctgtccaagagaatcatctcacacatcaaggctccaggagcctccacatcatgtgtttga